Proteins encoded together in one Labrus mixtus chromosome 18, fLabMix1.1, whole genome shotgun sequence window:
- the chmp3 gene encoding charged multivesicular body protein 3 isoform X1, with product MGLFGRTPDKPPKELISEWSKKIKKEMRMIDRQIRDIQREQEKVKRSIKDAAKKGQRDVCVILAKEMIQSKRAISKLHASKAQMNSVVLSMNNQLAVVRVAGSLQKSTEVMKAMQNLVKIPEIQATMRDLSKEMMKAGIIEEMLEDTFESMEDGEEMEEAAEAEVDKILFEITAGALGKAPSKVTDALPDMEPPGATAASDDEEDIEAMQSRLAALRS from the exons ATCAGCGAGTGGTCTAAAAAGATCAAGAAGGAAATGAGAATGATTGACAGACAAATTCGAG ATATTCAAAGAGAACAAGAGAAAGTGAAAAGATCCATAAAAGACGCAGCCAAAAAGGGCcagagggatgtgtgtgtgattcttgCAAAGGAGATGATTCAGTCAAAGCGAGCTATCTCAAAACTTCACGCTTCCAAAGCTCAAATGAACTCCGTTGTTCTCAGCATGAACAATCAACTTG CTGTAGTACGTGTAGCTGGGTCGCTGCAGAAGAGCACAGAGGTGATGAAAGCCATGCAGAACCTTGTCAAAATCCCAGAGATCCAGGCCACCATGAGGGACCTATCGAAGGAAATGATGAAG GCGGGCATTATTGAGGAAATGCTGGAGGACACATTTGAGAGCATGGAAGATGGAGAGGAAatggaggaagcagcagaggcgGAGGTTGACAAGATCCTTTTTGAAATCACAGCAG GTGCCCTTGGCAAAGCGCCGAGCAAAGTCACAGACGCCCTTCCTGATATGGAGCCGCCTGGAGCCACTGCAGCTTCAGACGACGAGGAGGACATTGAAGCGATGCAGTCGAGATTGGCAGCTCTGAGGAGCTAA
- the chmp3 gene encoding charged multivesicular body protein 3 isoform X2 — MRMIDRQIRDIQREQEKVKRSIKDAAKKGQRDVCVILAKEMIQSKRAISKLHASKAQMNSVVLSMNNQLAVVRVAGSLQKSTEVMKAMQNLVKIPEIQATMRDLSKEMMKAGIIEEMLEDTFESMEDGEEMEEAAEAEVDKILFEITAGALGKAPSKVTDALPDMEPPGATAASDDEEDIEAMQSRLAALRS, encoded by the exons ATGAGAATGATTGACAGACAAATTCGAG ATATTCAAAGAGAACAAGAGAAAGTGAAAAGATCCATAAAAGACGCAGCCAAAAAGGGCcagagggatgtgtgtgtgattcttgCAAAGGAGATGATTCAGTCAAAGCGAGCTATCTCAAAACTTCACGCTTCCAAAGCTCAAATGAACTCCGTTGTTCTCAGCATGAACAATCAACTTG CTGTAGTACGTGTAGCTGGGTCGCTGCAGAAGAGCACAGAGGTGATGAAAGCCATGCAGAACCTTGTCAAAATCCCAGAGATCCAGGCCACCATGAGGGACCTATCGAAGGAAATGATGAAG GCGGGCATTATTGAGGAAATGCTGGAGGACACATTTGAGAGCATGGAAGATGGAGAGGAAatggaggaagcagcagaggcgGAGGTTGACAAGATCCTTTTTGAAATCACAGCAG GTGCCCTTGGCAAAGCGCCGAGCAAAGTCACAGACGCCCTTCCTGATATGGAGCCGCCTGGAGCCACTGCAGCTTCAGACGACGAGGAGGACATTGAAGCGATGCAGTCGAGATTGGCAGCTCTGAGGAGCTAA